Within the Candidatus Coatesbacteria bacterium genome, the region CGATCTGGATGGGCAGTTGATGCTCGTCGGCGGAGACCCAGATGTAAAGCGTGCCCTCCTCCTTGAAGATACCGGTCTCCTCCTGGAGCTCGGGGCGCAGCTTGTAGCAGTCGAAGGTGCCGGCGGGAACGGTGATGGTCTCGCGCCCCAGGACGGTGATCTCGACGATCTCGTTGCGCGTGGCGTCGGCGTAGGGGTAGCTGAGATCGGCGCCCTCGTGGATGTCGTGGGCCCGGACGTGGTAGAAGGCGGCCAGGGCGTCGCAGCCGTTGGCGACGATGCCGTTGCGCACCTTGGTGGCCGAGGTGATGGTGTTGGCCTCCTGATCGTAGTACAGCACCTCGTCGGCGGTGTAGGTATCCTCGATCAGGTGCTTCTCGTAACGCAGGCTGGCCAGACGCTCCGGATCGAACAGGGACTCCATCCGGTCCTTGACGTAGAAAAAGTCGCTGAAGGCCGCCGAGGAATCGATGTCCATGGTCAGCTTGAGCGCCTCGGTGCCCTGATAACGGACCAGCTTTTCGACGCGCATCACGCAGACACCGGCCATGGTGTCCTCGTAGCTGACGCTGTAGATCAGCTTCTCGCCGACGCCGTAGGGTAGTTCGGCAACGGCGGGGAGCGCGATAAGCAGGCTGAGCAGCAGAATACCCGCGAGGGTGCTTTTCTTCATTGGTGACATCATCAAAACCTTTCGACGGGCCGCGGCCGCGGCCGAGTTTGGACAGTATAGCGGTCCCGGCCGGTTTTTTCCATCGCGGACGGTTGCGGCCGTTGCTTTGATACGCCACGGTCGGCCCAAAGGTTCATTCAGCGGTCAGTTCACGGTACAACGTCAGATAGCGCTCGGCCATCCGGGGGATGCTGAACTCGGCGGTGAAGCGGCGGCGGCCCCCCTCGCCCAGGCGCCGGCGCAGTTCGGGATCGTCGATCAGCCGCAGCAGAGCCCCGGCGAGGGCGTTGACGTCGCCCGGCGGCACCAGCAGCCCCGTCTCGCCGTCGACGACGGCCTCGGGGATGCCGCCGACGGCCGAGGCGACCACGGGCAGACCATGGGCCAGGGCCTCGAGGTTGGTGCTGCCGATACCCTCGATCAACGCCGGGGAACAGAAGACATCGCAACCGGCCAGCAGGGTGTCGGCGTCCTCGCGCCAACCGGGCAGCAGAACACGCTCGCCGAGACCGTGTTCGGCGGCCAGGCCGCGCGCCTCCTCCAACCGGGGACCATCACCGACGAGGAAGAAGCGGACATCTTCCCGCCTTAGGCGGATCCACGCCGCGGCGCGCACCAGGAAGCGCTGGCCCTTCTTGGGGGTGAAGGCCCCCACGGCACCGATGACCAGCTCCTCGTCAGCGACACCGAACTCCCCGCGCAGCAACCGGCGGCCCGCCTCCCGGAAGCCGGGCCGCGGCACGGCGGCGGCGCTGTGAACCGTGGCCAGACGCTCATCGGGCACGCCCAGGGAGCGCAGCACCCCGGTAACGTAACGCGAGACGCCGACCAGGCGATCGATCCGCCGGGAGCGGTACTTGAGCCTGGTCAACGGCCCCCGACCGGGATGCAAGGCCACCCGGCGGGTGACCAGGATGCGCGGCCGGTCCACACCCAAACGACCCGCCGCCCGGTAGGCGACACTGTGGGAATGGGAGTCGTGACAGTGGACGACGGCGGGCTCGACACACTCGATCAGCTCCAGCAACCGACGCACTGCTCGACCGTCCAGGGCGTTGCGCACGGCGAAGTCCCGCGTCGCGAAGTCCGCTTCGGCCAGGCGCCCGGCGAGGGGCGACCCCGCCGGACAGGCCGCCTCGACCCGCAGGGCCGAGCGCTGCTCCACCGTCTGGTGCCGCACCAGAAAAAGGACCTGGCGCTGTCCGCCGCGCCAGCCCCGGCCGGCGTCCAGGTGCAGGATGGTCAAGGCTCGTCGACTCATGGTTACCGCTTGCTTTATCGCTGGAAGGTCGTTGGTTATTCGAAGGCTTCGCGGCCCGACCCGGAAAAACGACGCTTGTCCCGCGCCGGCACCGGAGCTCAAGGCGCCGGAACTGGCACGGTTTTTGCATCTCGGCGACCGTTAGAACGAGGATAACGGTTCGCCTCCGCAAAAACCGTGCCAGTTCCGGCGCCGGGGGTTGGGCGGGCGGTTCGCCGTCCCGGGGCTTGTTTTTCCGGGTCGGGCCGCCGGGCGGCGCAATCGTAATGGACGCGGGGCCGGGATATTGCTCACTTGAAACTCGGCGGGGCGGCAATGATCCTCAAGGGGTCGACGGCCCAGGTGGTCAGCCGGATCTCGAAGTGCAGGTGGGGTCCGGTGGCCACGCCCGTCGAGCCGGCCAGGCCGATCTGCTGACCGGCCTCGACGAGTTGACCGGGTTGGACGTCGATCCGGGAGAGGTGGTTGTAGAGGCTGAACAGACCGCGTCCGTGGTCGATGCAGACGAAGCCGCCGCGGACGATCATCTCCTCGGCGATGGCCACCCGGCCCCGGGCCGTAGCGCCGATGGGGTCGCCCTCGGCGGCGGAGAAATCCACTCCGATGTGGACTCCGGAGGAGCCGTTGGAGTAGGTGCGTTGCTGACCGAAGGGGCTTGTCACCCGACCGGAGACGGGGCGGACGAAGCCGTCTTCCTCCCAGAGCTGCTCCGGTGTGTATTCGGAGACGACGGTCCGGGTGCGGGCCGATTCGCGTTCGATGATCTCCGGGTCGAGCTTGGCCTCGACCGAAGGTGAGAGCTGGATGTAGTAGCTTTCGAAGTCGCCTCTGTCGACACCCAGGATCAGTTCCTCGACGGTGGTCTCGCCGGTCTGATCGGTGAAGGTGACGTTCAGGGCGTTATCGCCGGGCTGGGCCAGCAGCCGGCAGCCGGCCAGGGCGCGCCACTCGGTTTCGCTGCGGGGGTAGAAGGGGAAGGTGCGGTCGAAGAGGGTCGCCGAGGCCTCTACCACCGGAGCATCGAAGGTCAAGTCGATGGCGAAGGGCTGCCCCTGTTCGACCCGGGGCGGCAGCAAGGCCGCCTCGATGAGTTCGGCCGGCGGCAGCACGATGCTGAAGGCACGGACGACGTCGATCCTGGAACGGGCTTCGTCCTCGACGGCCTCGCAGGCGATGTGGATGAGGTGGGGTCCCGGCCCGAGTTCACGCAGCGGCAGGGGCACGCTGAAGCGGGCGAAGGTCCGCAGCTCCGTGGCGGGGAAACGCACCGGAGCGTTGTCGATACGCACATCTACGAGGTTCAGTTGTCCCTCGGGGGCGGTGACGGTGAAGGTCAACTCGCCGTCTTCCTCGAGTACTTCGCCCTCCCGGGGGCTGACCAGATCCACCACGGGGGAGGGGATTTCCTTCTTGCAGCCGGCCAGGGCCAGCGGCAGGACTGTGAGGAACAGGATCAGGGCTCTGCGCATCGTCGGCGACCTCCAGGGGGTGTCGGACCGCATAGTCTGGGGGATTATAACCCACCCCGCCGGTCGAGTAAAACGCCGACGGATGCCCGGCGTCGGGTATTCCATTCCCACCTTATCCACGGGCGATAATAAAGAGGGAGGCCGTCCTCCCTCTTTTAAACAGCTAAAACGATCACGCGTTACGGCCGATCGTACGGTTACTCCAAACTATGCTCGGCTTCCTTGATCAGCTCGACGACGGCCTCAGCGCTGCCGGCCTCGAGGATGCTCTTGCGTAGCTCGGCGTCCTTGACCAGGCGGGAGAGCCGGGCCAGGGAGCGCAGGTGTACGGTGTCGGACTCGGCACAGAGCAGGATGAACAGCTTGGTCGGTTTGCCGTCCATGCTGGCGAAGTCCAGGCCTTTGGGCTTGCGCCCGATGACGATGGCCAGGCCGTCGATCAGGTGTGGCTGACCGTGGCGGGGGTGGGGGATGGCGACGCCGTTCTCCAGGCCCGTGGTACAGAGCTCCTCGCGGGCGGTGACAGCCTCGATCAACTCGCCGGCCTCCTCGAGTCGACCGCTTTCCACCAGGTTCTCCACCAACTCGGCGATGGCCGCGGGCTTGGAATCGGCCTTCATTTCGAGGATCACGTTCTCGGCCTTGATGTAACCGGCGATGTTCATTGTTTGGCACCTCCTGCCTCGAGCCGACGACGGTAGCGCCGGTTGCGGCGGCGGTCGTGTCGGTCGGGATGTAAGATCGTTGACGGTCGTCGCCGCGGGAAGGCGGCGCGCCGGTTGCTGTCGCGGGCATGGTTGCAGTCGATAGTAAACACAACCCGCTCAAGCTTAATCCACCGTCGTGATAATCTCAAGCCTTTTCCAGTCCGGCCTTTACATACCCACCCGACTGTTGTACAATACGCCTTCGCTAGCGTTCAAGGGTCGCTGGATCCTTTATCCACAAACTGTTTGG harbors:
- a CDS encoding DUF3108 domain-containing protein; protein product: MMSPMKKSTLAGILLLSLLIALPAVAELPYGVGEKLIYSVSYEDTMAGVCVMRVEKLVRYQGTEALKLTMDIDSSAAFSDFFYVKDRMESLFDPERLASLRYEKHLIEDTYTADEVLYYDQEANTITSATKVRNGIVANGCDALAAFYHVRAHDIHEGADLSYPYADATRNEIVEITVLGRETITVPAGTFDCYKLRPELQEETGIFKEEGTLYIWVSADEHQLPIQIVGNTWFGKIHARLERYVLAD
- a CDS encoding glycosyltransferase, with translation MSRRALTILHLDAGRGWRGGQRQVLFLVRHQTVEQRSALRVEAACPAGSPLAGRLAEADFATRDFAVRNALDGRAVRRLLELIECVEPAVVHCHDSHSHSVAYRAAGRLGVDRPRILVTRRVALHPGRGPLTRLKYRSRRIDRLVGVSRYVTGVLRSLGVPDERLATVHSAAAVPRPGFREAGRRLLRGEFGVADEELVIGAVGAFTPKKGQRFLVRAAAWIRLRREDVRFFLVGDGPRLEEARGLAAEHGLGERVLLPGWREDADTLLAGCDVFCSPALIEGIGSTNLEALAHGLPVVASAVGGIPEAVVDGETGLLVPPGDVNALAGALLRLIDDPELRRRLGEGGRRRFTAEFSIPRMAERYLTLYRELTAE
- a CDS encoding peptidoglycan DD-metalloendopeptidase family protein, whose product is MEYPTPGIRRRFTRPAGWVIIPQTMRSDTPWRSPTMRRALILFLTVLPLALAGCKKEIPSPVVDLVSPREGEVLEEDGELTFTVTAPEGQLNLVDVRIDNAPVRFPATELRTFARFSVPLPLRELGPGPHLIHIACEAVEDEARSRIDVVRAFSIVLPPAELIEAALLPPRVEQGQPFAIDLTFDAPVVEASATLFDRTFPFYPRSETEWRALAGCRLLAQPGDNALNVTFTDQTGETTVEELILGVDRGDFESYYIQLSPSVEAKLDPEIIERESARTRTVVSEYTPEQLWEEDGFVRPVSGRVTSPFGQQRTYSNGSSGVHIGVDFSAAEGDPIGATARGRVAIAEEMIVRGGFVCIDHGRGLFSLYNHLSRIDVQPGQLVEAGQQIGLAGSTGVATGPHLHFEIRLTTWAVDPLRIIAAPPSFK